One genomic region from Phocoena sinus isolate mPhoSin1 chromosome 3, mPhoSin1.pri, whole genome shotgun sequence encodes:
- the TICAM2 gene encoding TIR domain-containing adapter molecule 2 — protein MGIGKSKTDPCPLSLSWGKSHSVDTSQRQHKSDSKKSEEMSLSDTAAHSNTAEMPTGEQEGAKGVEEMPEEEAEEEVFLKFVILHAEEDTDEALRVQNLLENDFGIKPGIIFAEMPGGKQHLQNLDDAVNGSAWTILLLTKNFLRDTWCKFQFYTSLMNSVNRQHKYNSVIPMRPLNNPLPRERTPFALRTINALEEESRGFPTQVERIFQDSVYRIQQAIWKETRNTVQRQFIA, from the coding sequence ATGGGTATTGGAAAGTCTAAAACGGATCCctgccctctttctctctcttggggTAAAAGCCACAGTGTGGATACGAGTCAAAGACAGCACAAGTCAGATTCCAAGAAATCTGAAGAAATGTCCCTGAGTGACACTGCTGCTCATAGCAATACAGCAGAGATGCCAACAGGGGAGCAGGAGGGAGCCAAGGGAGTGGAGGAGATGccagaagaggaagcagaagaagAGGTGTTCCTCAAATTTGTGATACTGCATGCTGAAGAAGACACAGACGAAGCCCTCCGAGTCCAGAATCTGCTGGAAAATGACTTCGGCATCAAACCTGGAATAATCTTTGCTGAGATGCCAGGTGGCAAGCAGCATTTACAGAATTTGGATGATGCTGTCAATGGGTCTGCCTGGACAATCTTATTATTGACCAAAAACTTTTTAAGAGATACCTGGTGTAAGTTCCAGTTCTATACGTCCCTCATGAACTCTGTTAACAGGCAGCACAAGTACAACTCCGTCATCCCCATGCGGCCTCTGAACAACCCCCTGCCCCGAGAAAGGACTCCCTTTGCTCTGCGAACCATCAACGCCCTGGAGGAAGAAAGTCGTGGCTTTCCTACACAAGTGGAAAGGATTTTTCAGGATTCTGTATATAGGATACAGCAGGCTATATGGAAAGAGACCAGAAATACGGTACAAAGGCAATTTATTGCTTGA